From one Microbulbifer sp. A4B17 genomic stretch:
- a CDS encoding DUF4224 domain-containing protein, protein MGNLLTKHEISRLTGAGADNAEEQKRVLDANRIPYVLKKDRSPALT, encoded by the coding sequence ATGGGAAACTTGCTGACCAAACATGAAATAAGCCGTCTTACTGGTGCTGGCGCCGATAATGCCGAAGAACAAAAACGTGTTCTTGACGCCAATAGAATCCCTTATGTACTAAAAAAAGATCGATCTCCTGCCCTGACTTAG
- a CDS encoding tyrosine-type recombinase/integrase, which produces MPRWVEIYPRGYRVKIRGQGAWYLCGPDSSRAEVWTAYERWENDQHGKLFTIEDLIDLYFASPQFTKELKPQTQKDYFRYAKKIRTVFGPAKPDTIASPVIQMYMDARGQQYPTAANRERTLLSIIFRWGKARGFVSIDDPTKAVKPFKEKQGGRYVEDAEYLAFYTWLESRGHTAHAAAMEIAYLCGARQQDVLSLKWQDITEEGLLICQQKTGKKQLKLWTERLHDAVELALKSNSSSKSQSMYLIRGRTGQRFTRDGFNSTWSREQKAADEAGTLPNRFRFHDLKIKGISDFEGDKQEFSGHKTRSMMVRYNHTADKVVSLNKARIKSKKDKPKGNG; this is translated from the coding sequence ATGCCACGATGGGTAGAAATCTACCCTCGTGGCTATCGAGTAAAAATACGAGGGCAAGGCGCCTGGTATCTATGCGGTCCAGACTCATCACGCGCCGAGGTATGGACAGCCTATGAGAGATGGGAGAACGACCAGCACGGGAAGTTATTTACCATTGAAGACCTGATTGACTTGTATTTCGCTTCCCCTCAGTTCACTAAAGAACTGAAGCCTCAAACCCAAAAAGACTACTTCAGATACGCAAAGAAGATCCGCACAGTCTTTGGGCCAGCTAAGCCCGACACTATCGCATCACCAGTAATCCAGATGTATATGGATGCTCGCGGCCAACAATATCCAACAGCCGCCAATAGAGAGCGAACACTTCTTAGCATCATTTTTCGCTGGGGAAAGGCACGCGGATTTGTATCGATAGATGATCCAACTAAAGCGGTAAAGCCCTTCAAGGAGAAACAAGGTGGACGCTATGTCGAAGATGCGGAATACCTCGCGTTTTACACTTGGCTTGAATCCAGGGGACACACGGCACACGCCGCAGCCATGGAGATCGCCTATCTCTGCGGCGCTAGACAACAAGATGTACTGTCACTTAAGTGGCAAGACATTACGGAGGAGGGATTATTGATTTGCCAACAGAAGACTGGCAAGAAGCAATTAAAACTCTGGACAGAGCGCCTTCATGATGCTGTTGAGCTGGCATTAAAAAGCAATTCAAGCTCAAAATCGCAAAGCATGTACCTCATCCGCGGCAGGACCGGGCAACGCTTCACACGAGATGGATTCAATAGCACCTGGAGCCGTGAACAAAAAGCCGCCGACGAAGCTGGCACTCTACCCAACCGGTTTCGGTTCCACGATTTAAAGATAAAAGGCATTTCAGATTTCGAAGGCGACAAGCAGGAATTCAGCGGACACAAGACTCGTAGCATGATGGTGCGCTACAACCATACCGCAGATAAAGTTGTTTCCCTTAACAAGGCGAGAATCAAGAGCAAGAAAGACAAACCAAAGGGGAATGGATAA
- a CDS encoding phage antirepressor KilAC domain-containing protein, producing MKKEKLFTITQAARTLEMGRNNLLKLLRNSDLLHSREPIRNSPTKAAVQQGLLVAENAEYKRGPVKVPYINTKVTSKGMVWIRDLIEKSSISQAS from the coding sequence GTGAAAAAGGAAAAACTCTTCACCATCACCCAGGCCGCCCGAACTCTAGAAATGGGCAGAAACAACCTGCTGAAGCTACTGCGAAATAGCGACCTTTTGCATAGCCGCGAACCTATACGTAACTCACCGACAAAGGCCGCCGTACAGCAGGGGCTACTGGTTGCAGAGAATGCCGAATATAAGCGCGGCCCGGTGAAGGTGCCGTATATCAATACCAAGGTGACATCGAAAGGCATGGTGTGGATTCGGGATCTTATCGAAAAGAGTTCCATCTCCCAAGCCAGCTAG
- a CDS encoding ankyrin repeat domain-containing protein — protein sequence MDDDLCYESDLMELSPQDLEEYYGPFDDIDRPDSYGDSLLLAACKNRNLAHVKYYLMKGANSDLRNDCGDTPLLEVIDSAEDDEEVAIPIIQTLIDAGANLEVRGYMDKTPFLKACSRNSISVLKLLVESGCNTKAVVSEYGEDLNGLWFANCFGLNNDLKEYIGNAVKNS from the coding sequence ATGGACGACGATCTATGCTACGAAAGTGACTTGATGGAGCTGTCGCCTCAAGACCTTGAGGAATACTACGGCCCATTTGACGATATAGATAGGCCAGATAGTTATGGTGATTCTTTGCTGCTAGCAGCATGTAAGAATAGAAACTTAGCGCACGTAAAGTATTATTTGATGAAAGGGGCAAACTCCGATCTCCGAAATGACTGCGGCGATACTCCCTTACTTGAGGTTATTGATAGTGCTGAAGATGATGAAGAGGTCGCAATACCAATTATTCAAACTTTGATTGATGCTGGCGCAAACTTAGAGGTTCGAGGGTATATGGATAAAACGCCATTTCTAAAGGCGTGCTCTAGAAACTCAATCAGCGTTTTAAAGCTATTGGTTGAGTCTGGCTGCAATACTAAAGCGGTTGTTTCTGAGTATGGTGAAGACTTGAACGGCTTATGGTTTGCGAATTGCTTTGGCCTAAACAACGACCTCAAAGAGTATATTGGTAATGCAGTCAAAAACTCATAA
- a CDS encoding DUF4113 domain-containing protein, whose product MLRLFLALGQGDLFTPGQSARAGEIDSINRKFGRGTLFLGAEGIQKKWKMRQEHRSPAYTTQWDQLSVITV is encoded by the coding sequence TTGTTGAGATTATTCCTTGCGCTAGGACAGGGTGATCTATTCACGCCAGGCCAATCGGCAAGGGCCGGGGAGATCGATAGCATCAACCGCAAGTTTGGACGGGGGACTCTATTCCTGGGGGCTGAAGGTATCCAGAAGAAATGGAAGATGCGGCAGGAGCATCGCTCTCCGGCCTATACAACTCAGTGGGATCAACTGTCGGTGATTACAGTCTAG